In Plasmodium falciparum 3D7 genome assembly, chromosome: 13, the following are encoded in one genomic region:
- a CDS encoding beta-hydroxyacyl-ACP dehydratase: protein MRFLIIHIAVIVLPFVLMIDVKRENSFFLRHSPKRLYKKADYNNMYDKIIKKQQNRIYDVSSQINQDNINGQNISFNLTFPNYDTSIDIEDIKKILPHRYPFLLVDKVIYMQPNKTIIGLKQVSTNEPFFNGHFPQKQIMPGVLQIEALAQLAGILCLKSDDSQKNNLFLFAGVDGVRWKKPVLPGDTLTMQANLISFKSSLGIAKLSGVGYVNGKVVINISEMTFALSK from the exons ATGCGTTTTCTTATCATCCATATTGCTGTTATCGTTTTACCTTTCGTGTTGATGATAGATGTAAAAAGggaaaattctttttttctacGACACTCACCAAAAAGATTATACAAAAAAgctgattataataatatgtatgataaaataattaagaaACAACAAAATAGAATATATGATGTATCTTCTCAAATAAACCAAGACAATATTAACGGACAAAATATTTCATTCAATTTAACCTTTCCTAATTATGATACAAGTATTGATATAGAAGATATTAAGAAAATTCTTCCACATAGATATCCTTTCCTTTTAGTTGataaagtaatatatatgcagCCTAATAAAACAATTATTGGATTAAAGCAAGTATCAACTAATGAACCTTTTTTTAATGGACATTTTCCACAAAAACAAATTATGCCTGGTGTTCTTCAAATTGAGGCTTTGGCGCAGTTAGCGGGTATTTTATGTCTCAAAAGTGATGATAGTCAGaagaataatttatttttatttgctGGAGTGGATGGAGTAAGATGGAAAAAACCTGTACTTCCAG GTGATACATTAACAATGCAGGCGAATTTAATATCATTTAAATCATCCCTAGGTATTGCAAAATTGAGTGGAGTTGGTTATGTAAATGGTAAAgtagtaataaatatatcagaAATGACGTTTGCCTTATCGAAAta